The window TGAAAACACCATGGCGGCCTCACTGGCGCTCACCAGGCGTTGCCCCCACCGTCCACAGGGGGTATGGAACGGTATCAAGGAGGACACTCGCGTCAAGTGCATCGGACATCGGCACGCCGCAGGATAATGGCTGGTTGAACGAAGAACTGAGCGAGCCGTCTGGCTGCCGGCGTCGGCAGCAACCAGGCTTACCCTGGAGCCTCTTTCAGGCAGAACAATGCGGACTGATTGATCGGTCCTATACTCTGCCGAATGACCGACGACCCCGAACGCGCATCGCAACCACACGATGACGTGACATCTCTTCCCCGTACGGGAGCGAGTGAAGCCCGGCGTCACGTCGGCGCAGCCGGAACAGAACAACGTTCAGCCCTGGAACGCATCATCACCATCGGGCAAGGACAGGCGGACATCAGCGTGGCCCTGCGTCAGGTGGCCGAATCGTTGCGGCAGCAGGAGCAGGAGAGCACCAACTCGGCGGCGGAAGTGCAGGCCCTGATCAACGCAGCCCGCAAGCAACTCGCCGCCGTGAAACACCTTGAAGGGGTGGTCACCGCCGCCCTCCTCAAAGTGACCACCACCCCCATCGAGCACATCAGCCTGGAAGTCCTGCAAGGGATCAACACGACCGCTCAGGAACAGCTCGCCAACCTGGAACAGCTGATTGCTGAAGCGCAGGACAATACCACCTCAGCCCAGCAGGTCGCCGAGCTGGACCGCATCGGGGACACAGTTCACACGGCGCTCAGTGACCTGGAAGCGGCTGAACTCCCTGAACCCGTCACTGCACTCAGCAGCGTGGTGGACAGGACCGTTGAAGAGATCGCCAAGCTCGACTTCGACACCATGTTCAGCGACCTGACGCAGGCCGCAGCGCGTCTGGCCGAGGGACACCTGGAAGAAACCGTCCCCGAGCCACGGATGGCTGAAGGCATTGCCCTGGCGCGCAGCCTGAACCACATCGCAGCGTCCATGGCGAGGTCCCGCGAGGAGCGCCTGCACAACCACCGCGACCTGGAAGGGTTCGCCAAAGCTGCCGCGCATGACCTCCAGGAACCGCTCAGAACGATCGGGATGTACGCATCGCTGTTGCGCCAACGCTACGCGGACGCCCTCGACGACCAGGGGAAGCAGTTTCTCGATGTGATTCAGGATGCCGTGAAACGCGAACGGACGTTGGTCCATGACCTGCTGGAATTCGCGCGTCTCGGTGCGGCGCGAACGCATCATGAGGTTGTCGAT of the Deinococcus malanensis genome contains:
- a CDS encoding sensor histidine kinase, whose product is MTDDPERASQPHDDVTSLPRTGASEARRHVGAAGTEQRSALERIITIGQGQADISVALRQVAESLRQQEQESTNSAAEVQALINAARKQLAAVKHLEGVVTAALLKVTTTPIEHISLEVLQGINTTAQEQLANLEQLIAEAQDNTTSAQQVAELDRIGDTVHTALSDLEAAELPEPVTALSSVVDRTVEEIAKLDFDTMFSDLTQAAARLAEGHLEETVPEPRMAEGIALARSLNHIAASMARSREERLHNHRDLEGFAKAAAHDLQEPLRTIGMYASLLRQRYADALDDQGKQFLDVIQDAVKRERTLVHDLLEFARLGAARTHHEVVDARVLVTQVIEEYASLIEATGATITVTSLPMVQADQTEFTQLWRNLIGNALKFRRHDVAPVIQVTMTQEVDSWHFVVTDNGIGFDQQYAERVLGMMEQLQTTLRFEGSGLGLAICRKIVEQAGGQLWVESKLGKGSEFHFTWPA